From one Rhodamnia argentea isolate NSW1041297 chromosome 1, ASM2092103v1, whole genome shotgun sequence genomic stretch:
- the LOC115745261 gene encoding transcription factor IBH1-like: MAPEDPVTVSPPPPPPPPTPSLKTKIARRFVKSLAEVWTSRKLATEGGVRKRARRIKIAAYSSMARAVGGSRRAWSRALLAKLQGRAKRRCHLRSQRCLGLKRKRAGSRNMVRNEVSGSDKLRRLVPGGKAMDLCNLLEETSHFVQCLATQVKVMQSIADRYSV, translated from the coding sequence ATGGCTCCTGAGGATCCAGTGACCGtgagtcctcctcctcctcctcctcctcctacacCTTCTCTCAAGACCAAGATCGCTCGCCGATTCGTCAAGTCCCTCGCAGAAGTCTGGACGTCGCGTAAACTGGCGACTGAGGGTGGTGTCCGGAAACGCGCTCGGAGGATAAAGATCGCTGCCTACTCGAGCATGGCTCGTGCGGTGGGCGGATCGAGGAGGGCTTGGAGCCGAGCCCTTCTGGCGAAGCTACAGGGCCGAGCCAAGCGGCGTTGCCATTTGCGGAGCCAGAGATGCTTGGGattgaagagaaagagagctGGCTCCAGAAATATGGTGCGGAATGAGGTGAGCGGATCCGACAAGCTCCGGCGGCTAGTCCCCGGTGGGAAAGCCATGGATCTTTGCAACTTGCTGGAGGAAACAAGCCATTTCGTCCAGTGCCTCGCCACTCAGGTTAAGGTCATGCAGAGTATAGCGGATCGGTACTCGGTTTAa